From the genome of Platichthys flesus chromosome 10, fPlaFle2.1, whole genome shotgun sequence:
TCTTCCTTGGGCTATGTTTCCACCCCTCTACAAAATATCATGGAAATCCGTCAAGCAGTTTTCCTGTAATCCTGATAACTATCTAACAAGTGcttgtgaaaacacaacatctttgGGGCGGAGGTAATTAAGTATAATTGAAGACAGAAGAGCTTGTGGAAATAGGATGAATGTGGATTTAAAAAGACAAGGACGAGTGGATATATTACAAACAATGTATCCTACCTCCAGTAAGTCGTCCAGGAAACTGCAAGCCAATATATCCTGGATTTTAATCTttcctgtaaaaaacaaaaacccagaCAGATCCAACATAAAGTTTGATGTTGACGATAAAGTCTGTTCCTGTTACATGTCGTAGGGTTACATTCCGTTTGAAAAATTATCATAACCTTATTTTTgatagtttaaaaaatattggTGTTTGTTGTGGATAGTGGTTAAAGCCTCTGATCTTATGATACAACCGTATTTCTCCTTGGTTCGAACATGATGTGTAAGAGTAAACACTATGCGCCAGTATGTGTTCCTGCACTTTTTACTGTTGAGGCTCGCAGTGGGGTTCAGGCTGACCTGTTCGGAGTGGGTCGAGGAAGAAAAAGAACTTGCGAACAGCGGTGCAGACGTAGAAAGAGTAGAAGGACTTCTCCAGTCCGTCCAGCTGAGGCAGAGTGGGGATGAGCTCCAGGATGTAGTTCTCCAGATCCTACACAGAATGAAGAGTCACTTTTCTTAACATAATTCTGCCTCTAGCTACTAATGTCTTCATCCAGTAAAAACTCTGTGTAGTATGTCTATACACTACTAACTGTaatttgtgtttcctgctggAAATGCTTACCGACTCTCTGAGGTAGCCCTGCCCTGCCACATCGTACAGACTCAAACCAATCCGTGTCTGGTGCAGCCACACTAGATGATAGTGAGAACAGACAGGAGTCAAGTAAATGGGGCTAGAAGATGTTTTCGTTCCACTCACTCAGCATACACAAAAGTGAAGGAAAAAATGAAGGTCCAGACCTTTCCTCATGACATAGTTAAAGAACTGCATGATGGAGATTCGGCCATAAGGGTCGTTGTGGAGCAGCTTGGCGTACACTCTGGCTGTGAAGAATTTTCtgaaggaaagaagagaagagtaCAAAAGCTGTAACTTATCATGAGGTTTCTTCCCTCGATCTGGGAGCCAGATTTCCCCCCCTCTTTGAATCTACTGAGTAGACTCAGTAGAACACAAACCTcagccaaggccaaacagtccccttacaAAGAATTAAAATGATCTAGATCTGTTCTCTACATATGCATTATTATCTGCACCAGATTGCAAACACTCAAaaatatcagtcctctgaacatgtcagttttcttttatttccattaattatccaatgagaaatcaatgaaaataaaaataaaatctaaaatgtcacAGAGTTAAATGAATTGGAAAATAAATTCATAGAGcagcaccaaaattgaatggggtTTATGTCCCACCCTTCCACAAAAATCCATGGACAttggttgagtagtttttgcataatccttttaaattataaaagaaATGCAGATGAACACATAGTTTTTATAGCAGAGATAATAAAATGTTCTACCTATGCGTCATTTTTCGTTGCTACAATGAAAACACCACTTTCTTTAAAAATTAACAGTggaaacatgttgacatgttaacGATCTTCTTCAAAATCTgtctacttcctgtttaaaaCGTTAATATGTATTGCCACAGAGTGCATATGGAGCTGCACGTTGTTGAATGTGGCGCCATCAGAGTTTGTGACCTGGAACACTCATTCCAGGTGAGTGTTCCAGGTAAGATAAAGTCAACATGACAGGTGGGGGGAGTTTCCAGTCACAAACTTTTCTCTAGCTGGAATCTTGGTGTAGAACAAAACAGAACATAACTGTTGCCAGTAAACATCTACTTCCTGGTACTTACTTGCACTTGGGCCCAGCCCTCTCCCCCACCTGCAGGTAGGCTTCATAGCTGATCATGGCCTCGTCTCCACTCACAGGAGGAACCTGGTGCTTATCAAGCAAGAACCACAGATTCTAGAAAAAGAAAGTTTAGTAGATGTAAAATAACCAACATACAGTGTTGTAATTTAGGCAGAagtaaaactgtgtgtgtatggtccAGTCGTTATGGTCTCATTTTGTGGGGACCTCAATCTGTTTaaagtcacattatggggacatGTCTttcttatggggacaaaaagcaaggCCTGTTTGAAATTTGGGTTTAAGTTAGATTAAGGTTACGCTTAAAGTTATGTTTAGATTAGGGTACGGCAAGTAATCACTGTGGTTGAGTTTAGATtgagtctccaggaaatcagtGAAAGTCAATGTAATATCCTCTAAAGTTATGGAGACGcgactttatgtgtgtgtgtgtgttctacctGTAGTTCCTCATTATCCAGCAgttctctgctcttcctctggaGGAAGACGGCTCTGGATTCTTCTCTTAGCTTCTGAAGTAATACTTCATCCTCTCCTGGAAGCTGCACAACatgaacatcatcatcatcatcttcatctgttttcatttctacACATCATAATTTAACACGACACCTGTGATCCTGATACCCTCATTGtttcttctttaaaaataaatatattgtattcaCTATTATACATACAGTTAGGGGATTTGGTTTTGTTTCAAAGCATAACACAATCCATACTATGCCCCAGCGGTTTGACGCGTGTATGTGAAATATACCCTGTAATAGAAGCGTGGGATGTTCTTATAGGACTTGTCTTGCTCTTTTCCTCCCCTCCACTCGGTGTAATATTTAGTGAACAGCTCAGTTTCTtctgctttcttctcctcttcacttcTCTCATCTGTACACAATCAgaaacatggaaaataaaatcacGATCAGATCCAATTAAATGAAACGCAAATGTCAACATAGATTTAGCTGAATGACAAGATACAAGTAAATAAGTTAGCTAGCTAACGTAAGCGGAAGTTCAAAGTCTCTCTTGCCTGTTTTGTAGTTTACTATCCTCCTTTTCAAAATACCAGACCAGGGAGGCTGTTGTTCTTCAGCCATGTTTCCCCCGGAAATAAGCTAATAGTTCATAAGCAAACACTTTCTAAGCTACAAGTTGAAAACAGTGTGAAATTCACTTGTGTACAAATGTAGCTAACATACAACAACATCAAATGACGACAGAACACGACTGTGGCTTCCGgtggaaattaaaaataaaagccttaCTCAATAAGAAAGGGTGGGTGGCAAAGTAAATATCATAATCTTAGTGTGGGTATTTACATTTACTATAAATTCAAAAATATACAATGATAAACACATCAGAGTAATAATTAACTATGGGGACTGAAGCAGGCGctaaaaagacatttaaaagtaACATGGCGTATGTGAAGCACATGATGTCCATTAAAGACCATAAATGTGAATCAATCatacataaaacatgaaaacaacaacaaatcgtTTTCATCTTCCTCGATTTTTTCCAGGTGATACACTTCCCTCCTTTACTTTGGAAACACTTTTTTCCCGGTCTCTATCTTTAGTTATAGTGAAAACTTGATGCAGCTCACAAACGGAGCTGTCGAGTGTTGATGACGTCAAGGTGTGTGCGACAGCAGTCATGCCTACAGTTGTCTTCAGGTTGTATTTACCCATGAAGCGATTATAGAAAGAACGAGGCTGAGCTCATGTTCACTTTGTCCATGTCCCGGAAGTGTGAGTCAGTTTTAAATGATTCTAACTCTATAGTTGTGTGTCCCCTGTGGTGTTTGGAAGCAGCAAGGTCAGCTGATCAGTCTCATTTCCAGGTTAAAGATTTGTGTCATTCTTCCAGCACATGTCAGCTTAGTGCTGAGTTAGTTTGAGAAATCTCTGCTTCTACATTTAGTAGGACAGATGCAGGATCATATGAATCATTAAAGTTTGAATTAGTCCAGAGGTTGAAATTCACAATATGGGCTCTAACTTTATATCTAAAGCCAGAATATGCTTGAAACCCCTGAAGCCTTTCCTCACCATAAAGCCTCCACAGCTGCCTCCCTCTGCATGCTTGCTGTGCACCAGACCCACTGACTCCAACTCAGGTGGCAGAGGGAACAGCGGACAGACTGATGGACATGGTGGAGCAAAAAATAGGACCGGACACAGACAAAGGGGATTGTGGGAAGactcagaggacagaggaggtaACAGCTCCACTGCGAGGCAGAAGCCGTTCTTCCCCAAATCTGTATTTTCTGCTGGGACCTCGAAGAGGACGACAGAGATGCTGAGGAGAAAGGCAGCACTGTCCTTGGAGGAGCCTGAGGAGGAGCCTGAAGGGAGGGCACCTCGAGCAGGTAGGACAAACTGGAGGCGTGTGATTCTACATGTGTGGATTCATGAAATTAGGATTATCTTCCATCCACCTGAGGCCGAATGGGGATGAGTTCCAGGATGTAGTTGTCAAGATTCTACACAGAATAAACAGTGTTACTTCTCCTGGGTATGACTTCATACCATAACTCTGCCAATAGCTGCTAATGACTTCATCCAATAAGATAATGATTCCAGACATGTAGCATTACTACACTATCTCATGGCTTTTCCACAATTGTCCACAACCCAAAGTGCCTCTGGCACAATCTATTGTATTAGTGTGCATGAACTGATCTTAATTTTTGcacatgttaatgtttttctaCGTGATTGTTAACATTTAGTGCATTATTAGAAATTATTATTCACTCTAATCTGAATATGACAAGCAAGCTTAAACTTTTTGTTGTAACTCTAACTTGTCATGTCTTATTTTATAAAGGTCACAGAGAAATATTTCTTATGTCATTTTAAAGCTCTTTTTCAGCATTATGATATCTGACCACATCCTTAAATGTGTATGGGTATAATAGTTTCAGTTTTTTGCATTAAATCCTGAATCTTTCGCAGGAAAGTTGCAACCTCCTGACCGCCCACTTTCTACTGCCGAGTGGAAGAAGCTCAAGGAGTCTCTGGGAAATTGGCAACGCTTTGACATAAAGATGATTCGTGTGCTGTTCAACTCCGGGGCCGAGCTGGGTATCGCCAAGTGAGGAGGgagacactgtgtttgtgtgcctgtgatTTTTCCAATGTCCTTGCTTTATCTGAAACCTGATTGCTGATTGCAACTGAAGTGCGATATGAAATCTTCTGCCCCAGGTCGCTGCTAACTTTTGAAGCCATGGAAAATGGGACGCTGTCCTATGAGTTGCTACTACAGTacctgtcactgtgtgtgaaaGGTGGCCATGACGACGAGGTGTTTGATGTCTATGACATCATGCGGGGAAGTTTCCCTTCTCTGGAAACAGGAGCCACCAGCCTCTTTATCAAGTCTTTCAGCCGCACACCGAGATGGAGGGAGGCTCTCAGCATCCTGCATGACGTTAAGAAGGTTAAGAGATTGTTGTGAAATCCTAGTGGAGCTTGAGCACCGGCCATCCGTTGTGCACTGTATGTCATCAAATTATTTTACTGTCATCCCAACAGGTGTTTACCCCATCACCACGCAACTATGGTGATGTCATCGCAGCAGCAATGTTGCACGGTGACATGACCACTGCCTGGGCTCTTTACGACGAGTTGATTGAAAAGGGACTGAGCCCACACCAGGAGACCTGGGAGGCTCTGTTTAAGGGGATGGGGAACAATAAGGAGGTGGAAGCAGAAGTGATGCCTCAGTCTGAACATGAGGAGAGGCTGCTGGGAATTCTTCTGAGCATGAGGAACGACCAGATCTACCCCCAGAGCAGCCTCGCCAGCAGCATCAAGACCTGGTTTCAGAGGTACGACGGTGGGTGATAGGAAGGTTGGAACCTGATGTTGGGTGCATAAAACTATATCACCTTTTTTGAATGTAGAATAATTCAccttaaaaaccttttaaaaatacaacagaTGGGATGATGACCCGATGTGAACCCTAATCATTGATGGATTAAAACATTTATGACAACGGTTTTGTCCAAAAAAATCTAAGTAAGGAATGAATGTTGTATTCAAATATTTCTGAGTGTAGTTCATACAATCTATTACGGGCTCAACTGCACAAGATGTCCCCATAATTTCAAAGAAGTAGGAGCTTTGAGCTTTTTAAAGCAATATTGTTCCGAACTCTTCTCTATTTTATACTGATTTTATAAAAGAAGATACATTTGTAAATTGATATTCATACACTAAGTAAATCCCCCCTGTCTTTATGGACACAATCTTCTTCCTTGACACTTTTATTCAACTCGtctaattttgtttttgctcttgTTACTTAATTCTCTATCTCTTGTCCGCCCTGGCCTCAGTCTCACAGGACAGAAATGGACAGGAAGCTGGACCAGCGCCAACCCAAAGTAATTACACCATTTCctacttcaaagttaaatctTCATAGCACCTTATTTTCATGTATATGCATATGCACTGTGTATAAgtactgtgtatgtgtttgtgtgtgggg
Proteins encoded in this window:
- the ppp2r3c gene encoding serine/threonine-protein phosphatase 2A regulatory subunit B'' subunit gamma; the protein is MAEEQQPPWSGILKRRIVNYKTDERSEEEKKAEETELFTKYYTEWRGGKEQDKSYKNIPRFYYRLPGEDEVLLQKLREESRAVFLQRKSRELLDNEELQNLWFLLDKHQVPPVSGDEAMISYEAYLQVGERAGPKCKKFFTARVYAKLLHNDPYGRISIMQFFNYVMRKVWLHQTRIGLSLYDVAGQGYLRESDLENYILELIPTLPQLDGLEKSFYSFYVCTAVRKFFFFLDPLRTGKIKIQDILACSFLDDLLELRDEELSKESQESNWFSAPSALRVYGQYLNLDKDHNGMLSKEELSRYGTATLTPVFLDRVFQEYLTYDGEMDYKTYLDFVLALENRKEPAALQYIFKLLDMENRGYLNVFSLNFFFRAIQEQMKVHSQEPVSFQDVKDEIFDMVKPKDPYKITLQDLVNSCQGDTVTSILIDLNGFWTYENREVLVANDNDSSNTADLDDS
- the prorp gene encoding mitochondrial ribonuclease P catalytic subunit, encoding MGSNFISKARICLKPLKPFLTIKPPQLPPSACLLCTRPTDSNSGGRGNSGQTDGHGGAKNRTGHRQRGLWEDSEDRGGNSSTARQKPFFPKSVFSAGTSKRTTEMLRRKAALSLEEPEEEPEGRAPRAGKLQPPDRPLSTAEWKKLKESLGNWQRFDIKMIRVLFNSGAELGIAKSLLTFEAMENGTLSYELLLQYLSLCVKGGHDDEVFDVYDIMRGSFPSLETGATSLFIKSFSRTPRWREALSILHDVKKVFTPSPRNYGDVIAAAMLHGDMTTAWALYDELIEKGLSPHQETWEALFKGMGNNKEVEAEVMPQSEHEERLLGILLSMRNDQIYPQSSLASSIKTWFQSLTGQKWTGSWTSANPKGLCRCCGSELESIQLTTEEYQQLKDRVMTDIIQGRDVFNKTTPEELESFKAFVKRKPAFDVVVDGLNIANVNKDKSKQSATLLAVVSELERQGLSILVLGRKHMLQPSRSWDRHNMRLLQQKAHCFFTDNISEDDPFLLYAALHSGNHCRFVSRDLMRDHKACLPDGATRRLFFKWQRGHQMVVDGCVPEGKRVRFQSIPSYDTIVQTLGDSWHIPFDSTEDRTTYEVPQRWLCLTQKH